One region of Labrus mixtus chromosome 1, fLabMix1.1, whole genome shotgun sequence genomic DNA includes:
- the LOC132978893 gene encoding forkhead box protein B1-like, with the protein MPRPGRNTYSDQKPPYSYISLTAMAIQSCPEKMLPLSEIYKFIMDRFPYYRENTQRWQNSLRHNLSFNDCFIKIPRRPDQPGKGSFWALHPSCGDMFENGSFLRRRKRFKVGSMQATDHLAPSKTQDAAHYLQQQAKLRLSALHAAAHLPQMPAGYNLSSVSQPSGFKHPFAIENIIAREYKMPGGLAAFSTAGYPLHNQLTPAWPHMYGSGMMDTATPISMATSDYSAYGMPLKSLCHSGQTLPAIPVPIKPTPTSMAGLPGLPTHIPAFLANSPQSLSPTSPQTAAGQSSPVAPGEALSSSASALQPAVTVH; encoded by the coding sequence ATGCCTCGCCCGGGGAGGAACACCTACAGCGACCAGAAGCCTCCGTACTCGTACATCTCCCTCACGGCCATGGCCATCCAGAGCTGCCCGGAGAAGATGCTCCCGCTTAGTGAGATTTACAAGTTCATCATGGACCGGTTCCCGTACTACCGGGAGAACACGCAACGGTGGCAGAACTCTCTGCGCCACAACCTCTCCTTTAACGACTGCTTCATTAAGATCCCACGCAGACCGGACCAGCCCGGCAAGGGCAGCTTTTGGGCTCTGCACCCGAGCTGCGGCGACATGTTTGAGAACGGGAGTTTTCTGCGGCGCAGGAAGCGCTTTAAGGTGGGCAGCATGCAGGCCACGGATCATCTGGCACCCAGCAAGACCCAGGACGCCGCTCACTACCTGCAGCAGCAGGCCAAGCTGCGGCTCAGCGCGCTGCACGCCGCCGCGCACCTCCCGCAGATGCCGGCTGGATACAACCTGAGCTCCGTGTCTCAGCCGTCCGGCTTCAAACACCCGTTCGCCATCGAGAACATCATCGCCAGAGAGTACAAGATGCCGGGCGGGCTGGCGGCCTTCTCCACCGCCGGGTACCCGCTCCACAACCAGCTGACCCCGGCCTGGCCGCACATGTACGGCTCTGGCATGATGGACACCGCGACCCCcatctccatggcaaccagcGATTATTCAGCCTATGGCATGCCGCTGAAGTCTCTCTGTCACAGCGGACAAACTCTGCCCGCCATCCCAGTACCCATTAAACCCACGCCCACCTCCATGGCGGGCCTGCCGGGGCTGCCCACACACATCCCGGCTTTCCTCGCGAACTCGCCCCAGTCGCTGAGCCCCACATCCCCGCAGACAGCAGCCGGGCAGAGCAGCCCGGTCGCGCCCGGAGAGGCTCTCTCCTCCTCGGCCTCCGCGCTGCAGCCCGCGGTGACGGTGCACTGA